From one Coffea eugenioides isolate CCC68of chromosome 11, Ceug_1.0, whole genome shotgun sequence genomic stretch:
- the LOC113753679 gene encoding receptor-like protein EIX2: MQNVSISDAIPSWFGVHFNYLKALDLSRNNLEGSLKSFATAVADVDKEAIKIESLYLSYNRFTGSIPEDLCRLKTLMVLDLSNNHLSGSIPLCLGNLRHLVALSLSDNNLCGQIPSSLGNLEELGTLHLSGNKFDGKLPSSMQNLIRLQILDLGENGIKDIIPVWIGERLSDLKFLRLESNNFRGGIPDKFCQLLHLQVLNLAHNNLSGFIPHCFNNFTMMVSREAASADLLMINYFELRLLNLKGGRELEYSKNLLSVKSIILSANNLVGEIPDEIMDLVGLQIFNLSKNHLNGRIPQKIGNLKQLETLDLSMNELNGEIPPSLSGLNSLSSLNLSYNKLSGPIPSGNQLQTLTDPSIYEGNIGLCGKPLNSCPADELPPENGRTHS, translated from the exons ATGCAAAATGTGAGCATTTCGGATGCCATACCCAGCTGGTTTGGAGTGCATTTTAATTATCTTAAAGCCTTAGATCTCTCCCGTAACAATTTGGAAGGATCTCTAAAATCATTTGCAACAG CAGTTGCTGATGTTGATAAAGAGGCTATAAAAATAGAGTCTCTTTACCTCAGTTACAACCGTTTCACAGGTAGTATCCCAGAAGACTTGTGCAGGCTGAAAACTTTAATGGTTTTAGATCTATCCAACAACCATTTGTCTGGAAGCATTCCTTTGTGCTTGGGTAACTTGCGACATTTGGTCGCCCTAAGTTTGTCAGATAACAACCTATGTGGTCAGATTCCAAGTTCACTGGGTAACTTGGAGGAACTTGGTACTCTGCATTTGAGCGGAAATAAATTTGATGGGAAGCTTCCATCGTCAATGCAAAACCTGATAAGATTGCAAATCCTTGATCTCGGAGAAAATGGAATAAAGGATATTATACCAGTGTGGATTGGGGAAAGGTTATCGGACTTGAAGTTTCTGAGACTCGAGTCAAATAATTTCCGTGGAGGTATTCCTGATAAATTCTGCCAACTCTTGCATCTTCAGGTGCTCAACCTAGCACACAATAATTTATCAGGATTTATTCCTCACTGCTTTAATAACTTCACAATGATGGTATCAAGAGAAGCAGCATCAGCTGACTTGCTAATGATCAATTATTTTGAATTAAGACTTCTAAACTTGAAGGGAGGAAGAGAACTTGAGTATTCAAAAAACTTATTGTCTGTTAAATCAATTATCCTCTCAGCAAATAATTTAGTTGGTGAAATCCCTGATGAGATAATGGATCTCGTTGGGTTGCAAATTTTTAACCTTTCAAAAAACCATCTAAATGGGAGGATCCCCCAGAAGATTGGCAATTTGAAGCAACTTGAAACACTTGATTTGTCGATGAATGAACTCAACGGGGAAATCCCTCCAAGCTTGTCTGGTTTAAACTCATTGAGCTCCCTGAATTTGTCATACAATAAGCTATCAGGACCAATACCATCTGGAAATCAACTTCAGACCTTGACTGATCCATCCATCTATGAGGGAAATATTGGACTCTGTGGGAAGCCACTCAACAGCTGCCCTGCAGACGAATTGCCGCCAGAAAATGGACGGACCCATTCTTGA